The genomic segment CACCTCACCCACCAGTTCCGGGTCGAGCGCCGACGTGACCTCGTCCAGCAGGAGCAGGCGGGGACTGTTGACCAGCGCCCGCACGATCGCGACGCGCTGCTGCTGCCCACCCGACAAGCGATCGGGATAGCTGCCTGATTTGTCCGACAAGCCGACCCGGCCCAGCCACTCCATCGCCTGGTCGCGCGCGTCCTTCGAAGTGCGCTTGTGCACCCGTACGGGGGCCAGGGTGATGTTGTCGAGCACGGTCATGTGCGGGAACAGGTTGTACGACTGGAAGACCAGGCCGATCTTCTGCCGTACGAGGTCGGGGTCGACCCGCGGATCGGTGATGTCCTCGCCGTCGAGCCGCACCACCCCGTCGTCGATCTCGGTGAGCAGGTTGACGCAGCGCAGCAGGGTCGACTTGCCCGAACCGGAGGCCCCGATCAGCGCGACCACCTCGTGCTCGTCCACGTCGAGCGAGAGGTTGTCGAGCACCACGTTGGGGCCGAACGTCTTCCGGACGTCGGTGCAGGAGAGCAGCATCAGTTACCCGCGTTCTGCCGGCGCGCGGCGCGTAACGTCACCCAGTCGGTGACCCCGATCAGCGGCAGGGCCAGCAGCACGAAGAGCACGCCGGCCACCACGTACGGGGTGAAGTTGGCCGTGCCGGCCTGATTGATCTGCGCGGCCCGGATCGCGTCGATCGGCCCCGCCAGTGAGATCAACCCGACGTCCTTCTGCAGGGCCACGGTGTCGTTGAGCAGTGGCGGCGTGACCCGTCGGATGGCCTGCGGCAGCACCACGTGGCGCATGGTGCGGCGATAGCTCAGCCCGAGCGAGCGGGCCGCCGCCACCTGGCTCGGGTGCACCGACTCGATGCCGGCCCGGAACACCTCGGCCAGGTAGGCCCCGTAGGTCACCACGATGGCCGCCGCGCCGAGCACCGTCACGCTCGGCGTGCCCTGCAACCGCAGACCCGGGATGCCGAACGCGAACAGGTAGATCACGATGATCAGCGGCAGGCCGCGGAACGAGTACGTATACGTGGTGGCCAGGGCCCGTACGGGGAAAGTGACCGGACCCCGCAGGGTGCGCAGGATCGCGATGAGCAGGCCGAGCGCGAGCGCGCAGGCCGTGCAGATCACCATCAGCCGGATGTTGAGCCACAGCCCCGACAGGATCGAGGGGTAGTTGTCCCGGCCGGTCAGCGCCTTGACCGCGATGTCCCAGTCGAGGAACGACGCCTTGACCCGCTCCCAGCCCGGCGAGCCGGTGACCCCGAGATAGAGCAGCACGCCCACGACGGCCGTCGACAGGGCGGCGAGCAGCGTGGAACGGATCGCCCGCTTACGGCGATAGGCGACCCGTTCCAGCTGGATGTCGCTCGGCTTGTGAGAACCGGTCACTGGAGTTCGGGGGCCCCGCCCGAGCCGGCCAGCCAGGTCTTCTCCAGCACGGCCAGGGTGCCGTCCTGGCGCAACTGGTCCACCGCGGTGCTGACGCAGCTGGTCAGTGTGGAGCCCTTGTCGAGCACCAGGCCGAACTGCTCGGGCACGCCCACCTGGGGCAGCTGGCCGACGATGATGCCGTCCTTGAGCTCGGCCGCGGTCATGTAGAACGCGGTCGGCAGGTCCACCACGATGCCGTCGACGGTGCCGTTGACCAGCGCGGCCTTGGCGTCGTCGTTGTTGTTGAACACCGACGGCTGGTTGCTCGGCTTGATCAGGTCGGTCACGGCCTGATAGCTGGTCGTGCCGACCTGCGCGCCGAGCTTGGCCTCCTTGAGGTCGGCCAGCGTCTTGGCGTTGGCGATCTTCGAGCCCTTGGTGGAGATGACCGTCTGCCGTACGAGGTAGTACGGCGACGAGAAGTCCACCGCGTTGCGCCGTTCGGGGGTGATCGAGAACTGGTTGACGTCGAAGTCGAACGCCTTCGGACCCGGCGCGATGGCGTTGTTGAACGTCACAGAGGTCCAGATCACGTTGTCCGGCGAATAGCCCAGACGCTGGGCGACCTGGTACGCGACGGCCGATTCGAACCCCTTGCCGTTCTTGGGGTCGTTGTCGGAGAACCACGGCTCGTAGGCCGGGTTGTCGGTGCCGATCGTCAACTTGCCGGCGGTCTTCGTCGGAAGGGCGCCAGCAGGGCAAACGTCCGCGGAGGCGCTGGCCGACGCGGTGGGGGCGGCGTTGTCCTCGACGGGCGAGCAGCCCGCGAGGGCGGCGAGCGCAAGGACGGCGCCGCCGGTGGTGAGAAGGGTGAATCGGCTGACCATGTCCGGGAGCCTAGGGCACGTCTCACCTGCTGGGGCCGTTCGTCGCCATCCCGTGACGAGTTGGCAAAATGGCCGCCGTGAAGACGTTCGAAGAGCTGTTCGCCGAGCTGCAGGCGAAAGCGGCGGAGGGGACCCCGGGTTCCGGCACCGTCGCCGCCCTGGAGCGCGGAGTCCACTTCATCGGGAAGAAGGTCGTCGAGGAGGCGGCCGAATCCTGGATGGCCGCCGAGCACGAGGGCCCCGAGCGGGCCGCCGAGGAGATCTCCCAGCTGCTCTACCAGGCTCAGGTCCTGATGATCGCGACCGGCCTCGACCTCAAGGACGTGTATCGACATCTGTGA from the Paractinoplanes abujensis genome contains:
- a CDS encoding amino acid ABC transporter ATP-binding protein; this translates as MLLSCTDVRKTFGPNVVLDNLSLDVDEHEVVALIGASGSGKSTLLRCVNLLTEIDDGVVRLDGEDITDPRVDPDLVRQKIGLVFQSYNLFPHMTVLDNITLAPVRVHKRTSKDARDQAMEWLGRVGLSDKSGSYPDRLSGGQQQRVAIVRALVNSPRLLLLDEVTSALDPELVGEVLTMIRELKDEGMTMVLATHEMGFARQVADRVAFLDKGRVLEQGPPSQVLGDPVEARTRQFLARIFEAGRL
- a CDS encoding amino acid ABC transporter permease, yielding MTGSHKPSDIQLERVAYRRKRAIRSTLLAALSTAVVGVLLYLGVTGSPGWERVKASFLDWDIAVKALTGRDNYPSILSGLWLNIRLMVICTACALALGLLIAILRTLRGPVTFPVRALATTYTYSFRGLPLIIVIYLFAFGIPGLRLQGTPSVTVLGAAAIVVTYGAYLAEVFRAGIESVHPSQVAAARSLGLSYRRTMRHVVLPQAIRRVTPPLLNDTVALQKDVGLISLAGPIDAIRAAQINQAGTANFTPYVVAGVLFVLLALPLIGVTDWVTLRAARRQNAGN
- a CDS encoding ABC transporter substrate-binding protein, whose amino-acid sequence is MVSRFTLLTTGGAVLALAALAGCSPVEDNAAPTASASASADVCPAGALPTKTAGKLTIGTDNPAYEPWFSDNDPKNGKGFESAVAYQVAQRLGYSPDNVIWTSVTFNNAIAPGPKAFDFDVNQFSITPERRNAVDFSSPYYLVRQTVISTKGSKIANAKTLADLKEAKLGAQVGTTSYQAVTDLIKPSNQPSVFNNNDDAKAALVNGTVDGIVVDLPTAFYMTAAELKDGIIVGQLPQVGVPEQFGLVLDKGSTLTSCVSTAVDQLRQDGTLAVLEKTWLAGSGGAPELQ
- a CDS encoding phosphoribosyl-ATP diphosphatase, which encodes MKTFEELFAELQAKAAEGTPGSGTVAALERGVHFIGKKVVEEAAESWMAAEHEGPERAAEEISQLLYQAQVLMIATGLDLKDVYRHL